The Zingiber officinale cultivar Zhangliang chromosome 2A, Zo_v1.1, whole genome shotgun sequence genomic sequence gtccctggtgatatctataataccaatttaaaattttaaattgtctaaaattagatgagcatgcatggtttttcaaattatctacttgaattttcagatctttattttctgatttcaatttctcattttctaattttgatttgtctaattcttctaagggacaagatttagctaaaattatttttaagtttttaatctccttttctaatttgcaacagtcttttgttaatagtttaacaaacttaaagagtttattAGGAGGAAGTGATCGtatctcacttaccttgtcgatctcgttgtccgtttctccccctgaattgctgctttcttccgacatggcttccccttcatcgatgctctcgatgctcatttcagaagagcttgactcgcagtcgtcgtcttgatgacttgccattagagcaagtctggagaatgcctcgacttccgactccgacgacgtatcgtcccacgtcgcctttagggtctttcgcttttggataggcttcttacccttctccttgtccttgttcttcagcttggggcagttgtccttgacgtgcccttcttcatcacaGTGGTAGCAgcagatcgtccttttctttctaccccgtggatggttagtttttctagaattgcataacttcttaaatcgccttaccatcattaccatttccttgtCGTCGAGAGAATACTccaactcaggttcgtctctcgatgctttgagggcgacgttgttcttgggctccttcattcctgcacatcttgactcatgcacttcaaatgttgaaaagaattcttctaatgaaattttttctaaatctttagaaatgtaaaatgcatctactaatgatgctcatttggtatttctaggaaaggaatttaaagcgtaccttagcgatctcggttacttaccttttctccgagattcgagagtctggtgatgatctccttgattcttgagtgcaggtgcgcaactgtctcatcttccccaagtcgcacgctggtgagctgattgcgaagtagatctcttctggcgagtttcttcgtgcagctcgaggaacttctcccaaagttcctttgccgagtcgtagtttccgatcctgttgacttcttgagacggaagaacgcttagcagatggcaTTCTACTTTGtcattcgccacgaagtcggcctgctccttttttgtccaattagatttctccttaccttccggtgctgtaaaatcaaattccattataagcattaattcaaaatcggtggtaaagaatacctgcatcaaCTTTTTCCAAGAGGCGAAATCCCCTTtgaattttggtgggtggatgcttggtctggccatctcATTGGTTCGTTCAGCAGTTACTCCTCCTGAagtgcctcggctctgataccacttgtaggaccattgcggccggctagaaggggggttggatagcctgcaaacacaaaacaaaaccaacccttctcgaactcttaaactaacacttataaaataaagtaagcagaaagtaaatcataaaaacgaggcacacgatatttacttggttacaaccggggaggttgttaatccaaggcaaatgtaatactgaatactccttcaggcagagaagcctcttacaacgttgaagcgcagaaacagaagcttaactctaaactaaagcatacaagcgttggaattacaattcgtgagtttgttgaaaagcttctggaccaaggctatattgataaccttggtcggggcccTGGAAAGggccgagcgccctgggggggataaaactttatccccaacgttcaaatcgagtcaaatctcgatctagtcaaaacttgacttccgggcgccccggtacgttccggaCGCCTCAGAGGGGTACGagcgccccggtacgttccgggcgccccgaacagctccgggcgccccggacccaaaGTCAACtcagttgactttttcggtccgggtctgGTCGTCTCAGTCCGGGTCTGGTCGCCTCagatgcttggtctggccatctcGTTGGTTCGTTcagcagttagtcctcctgaagtgcctcggctctgataccacttgtaggaccattgcggccggctagaagggggggttggatagcctgcaaacacaaaacaaaaccaacccttctcgaactcttaaactaacacttataaaataaagtaagcaaaaagtaaatcataaaaacgaggcacacgatatttacttggttacaaccggggaggttgttaatccaaggcaaatgtaatactgaatactccttcaggcagagaagcctcttacaacgttgaagcgcagaaacagaagcttaactctaaactaaagcatacaagcgttggaattacaattcgtgagtttgttgaaaagcttctggaccaaggctatattgataaccttggtcggggcccTGGAAAGggccgagcgccctgggggggataaaactttatccccaacgttcaaatcgagtcaaatctcgatctagtcaaaacttgacttccgggcgccccggtacgttccggaCGCCTCAGAGGGGTACGagcgccccggtacgttccgggcgccccgatcagctccgggcgccccggacccaaaGTCAACtcagttgactttttcggtccgggtctggtcgcctcagtccgggtcttcaactccggatcctctcgcttgggtgatttctgccatccggaatagggctcacccgaacccaacttccggtcttctcgagtgggcttccgctccggcttcttgtccctcggaatcaccgtgtgtctccttctcgtctgtcggcgtactcatccgcagtcttcgtcgcTAGAACGTACCGCGTGTTgtctttctcgctagttgcatctcttgctcctcgagcagtcttccgctccagtttTTGTCCCTtagaaccaccacacgcttccttctcattcgccggtgtactcttccgcagtacctcgtccctcggacgcaccgcgtgccatccttctcgctagctgcgtcttccactcgactacctgtgctcctaagctcctgcacacttagacacaaggttagaaatacacaggacctaacttaacttgttgatcacactaaaataaccttggggtttcaacacatATCTCTATCATCATtctctaaattttcttctttaacAATGTTTGCAGATTTCGTCAAActatctttattttttgcaacatgTTTCTTTATCTAATCTGGATAATCTCTCTTCATATGACTTTTCCTCCACACTTGTAGCAAGTAATCACCTTCATCCTTCTTGACATAGAATGAGTCTTGTTGTCGTTGCCCGATCCATATCAAGATTTTTCTCCTGCTACGTTCTTGGTTGTTATTTACCATAAGTCCTCCTTAAAAaacttcatcgcttgttttcttcctttgatgAAAACCTAGCAATACACATGTGATCTCCTCTAATTTAAGAGTTTTCTTTTCCCACATCAAAGTAATAACCAAATTCTCGTGCATAGGAGATGAAGATAGAGAATTTAGTAATATCAGCGTCTTGTCTTCGTcctcgatcttcacatcaattcGCTTCAAATCACTCACAATCTGATTGAATAAGTTGATGTGTTGCTTTAGAACAGTTCCCTTTGTCATCTTTAGTTCATATAACTTTTGTTTgagatacagtttgtttgttaaTAACTTTGACATGTACCGACTTTTCATCTTTTGCCAAACTGTCACTAGTAACTCCTTATctatgacatggtacatcacatcaTCTGTAAGAAAAAGTCTAATTGTTGCCTCTGTCATCGCTTGGAGTTCTTCACAATTTGATCTTTCCATATTTTTCAGTTTAGCTCCTTCatcatgccttgttgcaccaacaagtccttcaCTCTCCTCTGTCATAATTCAAAGTTTCCAGTTcagtcaaacttcaccatataaAACTTCACAAGAGACGTCctcgacatgttgaagaaatttgTCAACACCTCGTTGTGTAAAAAAAGGGCAACACCTCTTAACCTCTAACgtgaaagaagaggaagagagaaatagATCAAGTAGAGCAACGAAAAGAGTTGCCGTAATTCGGTGgcatgcctactccacaaaacacttaaagctttattagaatttcCTTTACACAAAAGAATCCTAGCCATAAAGATGATACTATCAATATGTTTACAATGGTTCCCAACATATTAAAATAGATCTAAAAAAgtgtaacaaaattttattaaaaactataataaaattctattacaAAATAAAACCTTAACATTTTTTCcaccatttctttcttttcattcgtAGATTTCCAGCATTGACCATCACTTATATGAATCGTCCATCCATCGACACTATAGGTTCGCAAGGAGTTGATGTTGCATTTTTTCTTGAGGAATGAGACGAAAAAATTAATATTGTTTCagtttaaataaaaaaagaaaacgcATGCACCGTTTTATATCGGTTTATTAAATATATTGAATGTATAAaagtagaatatttttttatgtgatttaATAGCTATTTTTATAGTTTCAGAATATTTATTAATTCATCAGTGTGGACGATGTTACACAGAATCAATTTAGGAGAGTTAAAATTATACAATCTTATctaaaattcttaaaattttatgatatatgattaataattaaaaaaaatatctaaaaaactcatttacatataaatagattattaattttgcatatatatatatatagaattcgTTTGCACTCAGTACTTATATTACATTACTACAtatacaaattaaattaattgataatttaaCTACCATTCTCATATAATAACACTcagtaatatttatattttcatatcataaaattaaataatataaaatttctattaacacaataataataataatcatattcAACTTTAAAAATGTTCTCTTGGTTAACAAGATGATCCAATTTAAAAGTCAACAAAGCATCTAACCTAGGTGCAGAAACTATTGAATCCTCTGATTCGAATATGAACGtcagaaataatcttctaaagactttTTGATTTCATAgaatactagacaatagacataaaaaaacttgacattttggaaaaaaaaatgataagatattactaaaaaaaaactaactcaaaaataattaaatatatgtttaaataatctcaaaatcctaaccctaactcggtaaaagacaaaaaaagataataaaaaaaaaagaaaatctttCAGGTCTCTAAAAAGgctttaaatgagtttttttaatttgaaactaGATAGTTAAgggtaaattttgaaattaattatagatCTCTAAATgaacttcaatttgatatattataagtCTCATAGTTccatccgagtcaaaagttatgactccTCAAAGTTTGCTCCGATCCTGTTTCGATTATGCTTCAATTTTGTTACGATTCTACTGTTCTTGTTTCGATTCTACCGATGCTGCTACGATCCTATTGTAAAAATCAATTCTACATAATCCGGGATCGATTTATACTTCCAGATCATAGGATAGTGATTTTACAAACACGGGTGTatgccttctccttctctctttcaTGGATATAGAAGCGATAcctaattattttattatttcaacCACTTCCAGATTGTAGGATCGTGATTCTTCTCTCCCAAGTATTATGGTTACTGAACAGATTGCGTGTATAAATCTGCATTGAAGCAAGCGGAGTCCATTAGCAGAGAAGTAGCACAGCGAGGGGTGAGTTCTTATAACGTACTACTGGAGCTCTCCAACCATAGGCATTTCTACTTCGTTCCGCATGCATGCATTTCAATAGCTATGTAAGTTTCAGTTTCGCACGTTCTCAATATCAAAGGTAAACCTTAATTGAACTCCACTGGATTATGCATTCTGAAACTGTTTCTTGGCGATTTGTTTGGATGAAGAATTCAGCGacaagaagatgaagaaggggcTCTGGAGCTCTGAAGAGGATGATATTTTAAGCGAGTACTTTAAGGAGCACGTGCGGCGAGGGGAAATGGCGCCTCATCGAGAAGAACTCGGTCTCGTCTCGATCGTGGAAGAGTTGCCGGCGTGCTGGCTGTATCATCTCAAGCCTGATCTGAAGAAAGGCCCCATTACAACCGAAGAAGAACAATTGTTCATCAAGCTTCACAGATGGGCTCAAATAGCAAAACATGTGAGATTTTCACAATTTAGTCAAATTCGTTTTGTGTAAAACTTTTTTGGGTCTAATTAATCGATGTCTTTACGCACTTTCCTGGCCGCACTGATAATCAGTTGAAGAACTTTTGGAACAGGCGAATGAGGAGATGCCGACAAACTGGATTGCCCGTTTATCCATTGAATGATTGTTCTTCTCTAGCTTCAGATCAAAATTAAACCACCAACAGCAAATTGATGGACTTCCGCCTTCTAGGGATGTTTTCGATCCCAACATCAGCAATTCAACTGTGGCCGACGAGGAACAGACATGGTGTAGAGTCTCAACTTGTCCTGATGCTACCGTCCATAATTTTGAAGCTTCTGATTGTGTTGACTTAGAGTCTGATGTCTACACTCGAAGATTCGATGAAGCAAATCgctaaggaggatgaatcaaaaGGACGATAAGTGACAAAAGCACCTGCAGAATTCTTACAGTCTATCCACCAGAGCAACCACAGCCACAGAATGCTCGTTGCAGAAAACAATTCGATTTCTGTATTATCTATAAGCATTCGAGTAAAGTATTCAAGAActcttgttttcttttctttttaatcttTCAAGTTCATttattttgcttttttttttctatttatcttttcaattttttatcTGATTGCAAGCACCATTCTCAAAATGCTTAAATGTGTATCCATTTGCATgattattgttattttattattattattattatttttttttttgctcttgAGATGCATGcacaaggaaaaggaagtttaCCATGAACATTCGAGGTGATGAATTTCTAAACCAATCTTTTGTGATTGCACCTCTCCTGTCAAATGGAAAAACAATTAAAAACTTATTGGATATAGAAATTTAGTTGTTCTCTGTCGTGTCTTGGGATGTAATTTCCGCTCTCCAAGAGGTATTCCATTTGGTGACAATATAGTATAAAAGACCTCTGACCCTATGTTTGGATGGGGTCAGTGaaggttcattaatggaaggggaaggaaagggaagggaagtaaagtatttatattctccttgtttgggagggagggaaggttcattaatgTAACATATGTTTTCATATTTGGGAGGAAAGGAAGGATAATGAAAGTTAAGTATATAATATTACTAAATTACCCTCTATCGTTTTTTATTCCACAATCATGAATTAACTGCTTGTCCTACCGTCTATTGCTCTGTTTCGCTGATTCGAGCGAGAAACAGCATGCTGTTTTTAGTTTATGCTTGAGTTTGCATAATAACTCCCTGCTTCTAGGCCTGACTGCACAAAGATTACTGTCGACTTCAGAATCTATCTAACATCCCTTTTTCAAATTGTTGATTTATATTAGTCCGTGTGATAGTTTTCTGAATTAAGTTATTAGTTTCAAGTTTGACACTTGTAGATGCTTAAGCAATTCACTGATGTTGAACGTGTAACGACAAATTGAAATCTTCAAACTTTAGGAAGAAGCCTATTTGATGTATTAGTAGTCGTTGTATTTCAATTAAGCCTCACATTCAAGTATATATCAAGCTTTGCAGTATTATATCTTACAATGATAGAAGTATTAAGTTATGAGTTCATTTTTTTCTCCTGTACATTTTATAAAGTGAAAAATATGCTAGATGTCTTGAAATGTTGATATTCTGAAACCAAACAGTACTAGGGACTGTTTATGGGAAAAAACATTACTTTGACTTTCTTCCAGTAGAACTGTTACAAATCCATTGGGGTTAAAAGTGTGAAGGTTGGAGAGACCAAAAAAACTTTATGTTATTAAAAGAGTTCTAAGTGAATTGGTGTCACTGCTGAAATGCCCTTAGATATATTGATAATTGGCTAGAAAAGTAATATAGCACCGAAAATAGTTATGACTGAGTGTCTTGTAGTGTGCAGATAATAACTCACTTTGTTGGATCAAGGGAGGAATTGCTTGTCTACACTTCTTGTTGCTTCAGTATTATTCATGTGGAAGTGCCTGCATGTAGCGGTTTTTTCTAATAATTAATTTGTGCATATGACTAGTTGCTATGTTGATTGTTATCCACAAAATTATTCTGGCAAAAGTTCCTTCACGAAAGCTTGTCTAAAATAGTCTCAACCAGGTGTCAATCTCAAACTTGGTTTGACAATGATTTCTTACTAAATAGTTTGCACTTTTCAATTGTTTTCAGAGTGGAGACTTAAAGAATCAACAGGAGAATGCTTCCAACTTTACAACAGATTTAGACAGGAAGGAGTGTGCTAGCCTTGCTGAAGATGCAACCAATTTCCCAGATGAAATAATTGAAGATGATAATTTTACTAACTTGGTTGATGAGCCTAGGCAACAGAGTGTAGCTGTGGTTGTTCATGAAATGGAGAAGCAACCTCCTACTGATGATTCAAAATCAGTAATTTTACCACTCATGGTTTACCTGATCATTACATATATCCAAACAAGATGCAAAGAGGGGAATTTAAATCTGTTGTAATTGACTAACAACAAATAAATCATCTAAAAACACACAAAAGGCATAAAGTATAGATAAATCATCCAAAATCAAATATCAAGTCTTACATGACATAATAATCATCCAACAAACATCCAAAATCTTCCAAGTACATAACATCCAAATGCATAATACATATCATCCAAATATAATCATCTCACATAACAAGCAAAAAACTTAATCATGTCGTAGATTTTCTCCATCCAACATTTGAAGTAATAAGTCTTTGCGATGTTCAAAAGGGCATCCAAGTAAAGCTCTCAACATCTTTGGGCGTTGAACACGAAATAAATAGCATGTATAAGTGATATGTTGCTCGACACCTAATTGATTCAACAAACTCCACACTTCATGCTCAGGAATAGGAAGTTCATTTGACTTAACCATTTCATGTGTTGAACTCATAATAGCTTGAGCTAGATGGTCAATTGCATTGCTTATATTCTCATCATtaacttttccttttttttgcactcttcttctttgatgatgatcCAAAAAAAGAGTCAACTTAAGATTTAGATGGTTGAGTTGGAATTTGGGCATCCATATTAACTGCATCTTCATTGTCCAAATGGATTTCCTGTTGAGAAATCATAAATTCAACTTCATCAATGGTTTCAAAATTATGTCCACCAACATTATTCTCTACTTCtgtactagtttttctttttcgCATTTCTAATGCAGTTTCAGCATATTGTCTTGTAGCCCTATCTTTTCCATATAATTTAACTAACTTCTCATAATTTTGAATAGACTTGGTCTTCCATTCGGCAGCTGCTGGTtttatctgttggtgcaatcgacctccaaggttttaatgttagacaaatatgtttaagtatacttaagtatgtttaagtatggatcttgatcaagggaagtcctagttgtaggctagacaaggggagaaatctcggtatatcgtggaagccaagtggataggtctggaggacttgatccctaggtagccgaatactgagtcctagttgtaggctaggtaagagaaatctcggtatatcgtggaagccaggtggataggtctggaggacttaatccctgggtagtcgaatactgagtcttggtaagtgaagccaagtggagaaaattctaggggatggtaaccttaggtaacgggaagtcttgaaggagtgaactccaagcaaggttgatcgaatggtttccggtcgaccgcgcgtggtcgaccggaccagcggatctcagtaaatctaagtttaggtttaccattattttctgtattattattattgttgttggctaatataatattgcaggaaaagtcttagtggatcaggcgatcagacactgagcaggcaaaagtccaaacaggtctggaggaccatgtttggcaggtaagttgaggtaagcaattggaggagcgacagtgaggtcgagttcctggagggaacaacctaaggtcgctgatccaactgaagaaaccgggaaggtttcaaagttgagaccAAGACAGTCATACtgtctttatattactcatgcattgtaTTATTGTGCTAATCTCTGTCTTGCAGGATGttttgtctaacactgttttgcaggtcaggctggatcggtcgatcgaaccaaggTAAACTCAAAGCAGTAACTAAGTTCAGAACAAATCAGACCAGAGTCCGGTCGAagtatgatcggtcgaccgaaccgtatgatcggtcgaccaaaccagggtGACTCGGCATGGGACAGATCATCAATAGCGATCAGCAGGAAAAGGAAAaaaggttgatcggtcgaccgaaccagaggaccaGTCGACCAATCCAATCAGCATTAACACCATATTAATGAAGATCTCGTCTGATTTCGACGAATAGGGAAACAGACTGTTCCGTCGACCGAAAagcgggttcggtcaaccgaacccttaAAGGTCATTTAATACCAAAGAatcgagccagcgtcaaactccagctggaagggatcggagttggttcggtcgatcgaacagagggatcggtcgaccgaacctccagtaaacctataaattgaggctcgaaggCAGAAGCAAAAGATAACTTTCTGATTAATTCTCGTGCTCctctgcaagctgctcacgctaCTCATCTTCGTCAGCTCAGCAAGCAACATCATCCGGAATGCCGACCTAAGCCTCATCTGCAATTcacttgtcggtataatttaatttaagcttgcattgtatttttatttaagcaagatagtagggtgttactatcttgctccattgtacgattcacttctttccgaggatttcggaaagaatgattatagtgttttgcccatcggtgcggtcaagaaccgcgggccttcgagtaggagtcgagctaagctccgaacgaagtaaacgaattgtgtctctttctaatttccgctgcttaactttgtGCTTTAAAATACGaaaagaagaatttttaaaagcgcgatattcccccccccccccccccctctatcgcactactCGATCTATCATTATCTACaaattataatataattatattaaacattcatttATAGATAGTATCAcagaaaaaaatcaaatatagttTTCAAATGCATATTATGAAACACACCTCAATTAGTTGTTGCCAAAGTTCAGGTTCAGCAATGAAGAATTCTGTAATGGGATCCCATCCAAAACCACTCATACCATTCTTGAATATATCATAACATGAAAATCAACATCTTTTAATATGTTTCATACGATTTTGAATCCTTTCCTTATCGATAAGTTTGTCGAAAAATTTTACTTTCAATTCATTCACAAAATTTTCAAATGCATGTGTAGTAAAGGTTCCACCAACCCTATTGCCTATATTATGCTGATTCAAATATGCATCAATAAGAGCATCATCCATTACTTTAGTCCAGATACATTGATTATTCGCCTTGCTTGCACTAGCATTTTGCAAGTCCTTTTTTCGCAtcttaaaaacaaaaatatagtAATAATCAAACACACAATCACACAAATAGTCATACGATATAAAATTCAAGTcacataataaattaaaatgtcAACATTCATAGTCATCCAATTACAAGAGCATTTGTCCAAAATCACTAGATAAACAAATAAACATAAATATCACATattataatttaaccacatagtcGTAGCTATGGAATCTCTAAGAAATTCTCCCCTTCTTGCATCATCACTGTCATCTCTATTACTATGATTTTCCACTTGATGTTCACTATTATTATTAAGTTCAGCACCAACCTCGGCAAGCAAACCCTCATCTGGATCAGCATTAATCAAGTAATTATGTAAAATACAACAACAGAGAATAATTTGTTTCTGTGTTTCAATTCCATAATGTGGCTCCGTTGAACTTCTTATGATAGCAAATCTTTTCTTAACGACTCCAAAAGCTCTTTCAATTGCATTGCGATATCGAAGATTAAATAACTCCCGAGTATTTAGTGGTGGATTACGGTTATATTCTTTCAAATGATAACGTTCTCCTCGATATGGTGTAATAAGACTGCTTTTTAACATGAATCCAGCATCAACAAGATAGTATTTTCGTAACAAAAAAATTATGTGTTAATAAATTGTAAAAAGAAAGTCTAATCACAATATATGTCATTTAATTTACCTTCTGGAATTTTAAGACATTCTTGTCTAGTTAATGCATTTTTTATTATTCTCGGGTCCGATGCTGTCCCTTCCCACCCGGCTAAGACATAAGTGAATTTCAAATCAAATGTGCATGTTGCTAAAACATTTTGAGTTGGAAAATCCTTTCGACCACGAAACTTTGGGGCATCAATGGGAGAAACTTTAACACGAATATGTGTTCCATCTATTGCTCCAACACAATCCTGATATACCATatctaaattattaataattttgaatatatAGATAAGCAGTTATACTAGTCAAaagataagaaaaatatttttaccttAGAAAATGGGTAG encodes the following:
- the LOC122043747 gene encoding transcription factor MYB65-like, yielding MKKGLWSSEEDDILSEYFKEHVRRGEMAPHREELGLVSIVEELPACWLYHLKPDLKKGPITTEEEQLFIKLHRWAQIAKHSGDLKNQQENASNFTTDLDRKECASLAEDATNFPDEIIEDDNFTNLVDEPRQQSVAVVVHEMEKQPPTDDSKSVILPLMVYLIITYIQTRCKEGNLNLL